AAGAAATGGTGAATTAGTTACTGTAAAGGGAGAAGTTGGTAGCCCAGTGAAGTCTGTTAAAAAGATAGTGCCGTTAAAAGAAGTAAGCGACGATAAAATATCTTTAAAAAATGCTTGGCTAAAAGATTAGTTTATGAAAATTGCCTAAATAAAAAAACCGTCTACCTTTTACGGTAAGACGGTTTTTTGTTGAGTTAGTTGTATTGTAATTAACCTAATGCAACTCTTTTAAATCCTGTTACCTCTAATTTGGAGTCAACAGATTTTACATATTGAGAAACACTTTGTTTACTATCTTTTATAAAATCTTGATTAACTAAGGTATTGTCTTTAAAGAAACGTTTTAGTTTACCTTTTGCGATATTTTCTAACATTGCTTCTGGCTTACCTTCTTGACGTAATTGATCTTTTGCAATTTCAATTTCTTTGTCAATTACAGATTGATCAACACCATCTTCATTTAGTGCAACTGGGTTCATTGCTGCAGCTTGCATAGAAACATCTTTTGCTACTTCGTCAGCACCTGCAACAGCAGCTGAAAGACCAGTTAAAACAGCAATTTTATTTCCTGCGTGAATATATGAACCTACAAATGGTGCGCTTAATTTTTCAAAACCTCCGATTTCAATTTTCTCACCAATAACGCCTGTTTGCTCAATAAGCTTTTCTTGTACCGTCATGCCTTTGTAATCAGAAGCTAAAAATGCATCTTTAGAATCAAAATTAATTGCTAAATCAGCTAATTCTGTTGCCAATGTTACGAAAGAATCATTTTTAGCTACGAAATCAGTTTCGCAATTAAGTGAAATGATAACACCATTTGTGTTAGCATCATTTACTTTAGCGATAGCAGCACCTTCAGATGAATCTCTGTCAGCTCTTTTTGCTGCAACTTTTTGACCTTTCTTGCGTAAAATTTCAATTGCAGTTTCAAAATCACCATCAGCTTCAACTAAAGCTG
The genomic region above belongs to Maribacter hydrothermalis and contains:
- the tsf gene encoding translation elongation factor Ts — protein: MAKITAAEVNRLRKTTGAGMMDCKTALVEADGDFETAIEILRKKGQKVAAKRADRDSSEGAAIAKVNDANTNGVIISLNCETDFVAKNDSFVTLATELADLAINFDSKDAFLASDYKGMTVQEKLIEQTGVIGEKIEIGGFEKLSAPFVGSYIHAGNKIAVLTGLSAAVAGADEVAKDVSMQAAAMNPVALNEDGVDQSVIDKEIEIAKDQLRQEGKPEAMLENIAKGKLKRFFKDNTLVNQDFIKDSKQSVSQYVKSVDSKLEVTGFKRVALG